DNA from Brassica napus cultivar Da-Ae chromosome C4, Da-Ae, whole genome shotgun sequence:
CATGAAACCATAATCATATTCTGTTCAGGTGCTTTCAGCAAAATGGTTAAAAGTGAATTCATTATACTTTCAATCATAGTTATTTGAATGTTTACTTGGAAGAGTTAGATAACAAGAATGAACATCTAAGTTTGGATCAAGCTTCTTAAGAgttgaatcatcatcatcatctatagCTCTTCCTTCAACTTCTTAATTTGTACCTTTTCTCGATGATCTCTTACAGAGTTTTGACTTGTGATAAACACTCGAAGAATGTAACTCAGATTCTGCTTGATACAATCAAAAACGGCACAAAACGTCAAATGTACAACTTGTGATTTATCATATCATCTACAAGAGTCCGGACAAACTAGCAACATTCTGCTCATTTACTCTTACTCTCTCTATCACAACACTGAAAATCACATTATAAACGTCTCTATTTTAAAACTAAGATGCTAGAAGAAAACGAAGCACACAAAATGAAAACTACACTTGTCTCTCACTTATAAAATTGCTTAAAGAAGCTTCACATTCTCAATATAGTTAAGATAGGTTTTGAAACTCGTACCCTGAAACGCTTCCAGTCCTTGGATTCCAGCTTTGGTGATCGTCTTTCTCTCCACGTTGAAGTAGATGACATAGTAAGGCACTCTTTGGTAGCTCGGGGAGAAGACGATTTCATTTGTACCAACCATTCCAGCAATGTACATGGTCTCTGAAACCACATCCTCCCACGAAGGTGGTAATACGTAGACATGATTGGACCACTCGTGTTGTGCAGCGTCAAGCAGAACCCACAGCTCAAAACTTGTACTTGATCGAGTAACAGCATAAGAATCTCCAGACATAAGCAAACCTAACTTGCCGTTGTAGTTTACCAGAGTTGTTGAACCAGGCATTGCTTTACCGAACTTGACAGAGCTGAACTTCTCAGACCTCAAATCAAAACAAACGACCATAGATTCCACTAAAGATCCGACTGCTCTAGCTGCGTAGTAGAGAACACCGCTGAAACATATCCACTTACAAGAAGGCAAATGTGGTATGCAACATTCAACCAACCTCCATGACAGTTTCTTGGTTCCTAATGTCAGAACTTGGTGCTCCACTGAGATCCAACCTTCACTAACACGCGACTTATTCATCGACAACACCTTGAACTCTTTCGCAATGGGATCATATCCAAGATAGCTTTCCACTCCATACTTCTTTTTCGAATTCAACCTAGGCATGGTCAAGGACTGTCCCGTGCTAGGGTTACATATCACCGGAACACGCACTGGCTTTTTCAGCCCCTTAAAGAACCGGTCAGCTCCATAACAGAAGAAGCCGTTGGTACAACCGTAGAATCCATTGGAACGTGGGAAACGCGCAAGATGATTGGCGGCTACAACGTACGAGTTCTCTTCGGGATTTTCAGGCTGAGGCGACGTGATGAAGACAAACTCTCTGACGCTGTAATCTTCCCTG
Protein-coding regions in this window:
- the LOC106427666 gene encoding F-box protein DOR, translating into MTSRRNTRSMTSLHRNSLPVPDDLAMEIFTRLPSKAIARCRCACKLWSSMLRRQDFTELFLTKSCARPRLLFVREDYSVREFVFITSPQPENPEENSYVVAANHLARFPRSNGFYGCTNGFFCYGADRFFKGLKKPVRVPVICNPSTGQSLTMPRLNSKKKYGVESYLGYDPIAKEFKVLSMNKSRVSEGWISVEHQVLTLGTKKLSWRLVECCIPHLPSCKWICFSGVLYYAARAVGSLVESMVVCFDLRSEKFSSVKFGKAMPGSTTLVNYNGKLGLLMSGDSYAVTRSSTSFELWVLLDAAQHEWSNHVYVLPPSWEDVVSETMYIAGMVGTNEIVFSPSYQRVPYYVIYFNVERKTITKAGIQGLEAFQGTSFKTYLNYIENVKLL